A section of the Pseudomonas sp. Q1-7 genome encodes:
- a CDS encoding ATP-binding protein, giving the protein MLEPVQLLSASRQNLLRLTLIRILVLAAQAGSVGLAYKSQLLPLPWLALSLTLGVSTVLCVATALRLRGPWPVTELEYAVQLGFDLVIHSVLLYFSGGSTNPFVSYYLVPLTIAAATLPWLYTLTLAGLALVAYTLLLVLFHPLEMPSGQRESLLIYGMWLSFALAAALITFFVARMAEELRRQDQLQAVRREESMRDQQLLAVATQAAGAAHELGTPLATMSVLLKELRQEHRDKPGLQDDLALLQEQVMLCKDTLQQLVRAAEADRRQAVVELSVIEWLEVTLNRWHLMRPEATYRYQCMGLGVAPRVKPPADLTQALLNLLNNAADACPEKLDIRINWDHQWMVLTIRDHGAGVPLAIAEQLGRPFFTTKGKGFGLGLFLSQASVTRAGGTVKLYNHEEGGTLTELRLPRTYGVA; this is encoded by the coding sequence ATGCTCGAACCCGTACAGCTACTGTCCGCCAGCCGCCAGAACCTGCTGCGGCTGACCCTGATCCGCATCCTTGTCCTGGCCGCCCAGGCCGGCTCGGTCGGCCTCGCCTACAAGTCGCAATTACTGCCGCTGCCCTGGCTGGCGCTGAGCCTGACCCTCGGTGTGTCCACGGTGCTGTGCGTGGCCACGGCCCTGCGCCTGCGCGGGCCCTGGCCGGTGACCGAGCTGGAATATGCCGTGCAGCTCGGTTTCGACCTGGTCATCCACAGCGTGCTGCTGTATTTCTCCGGGGGTTCGACCAACCCCTTCGTATCCTATTACCTGGTGCCGCTGACCATCGCCGCGGCGACCCTGCCCTGGCTCTACACCCTGACGCTGGCGGGGCTGGCGCTGGTGGCCTACACCCTGCTGCTGGTGCTGTTCCACCCGCTGGAAATGCCCTCCGGCCAGCGTGAGTCGCTGCTGATCTACGGCATGTGGCTGAGCTTCGCCCTGGCGGCGGCGCTAATCACCTTCTTCGTCGCGCGGATGGCCGAGGAGCTGCGTCGCCAGGATCAGCTGCAGGCGGTACGCCGCGAGGAAAGCATGCGCGACCAGCAACTGCTGGCCGTGGCCACCCAGGCCGCCGGTGCCGCCCACGAACTGGGTACGCCGCTGGCGACCATGAGCGTGCTGCTCAAGGAACTGCGCCAGGAGCATCGCGACAAGCCCGGCCTGCAGGATGACCTGGCCCTGCTGCAGGAACAGGTGATGCTCTGCAAGGACACCCTGCAACAACTGGTGCGCGCCGCCGAGGCGGATCGCCGGCAGGCGGTGGTGGAGCTGTCGGTGATCGAGTGGCTGGAAGTCACCCTCAACCGCTGGCACCTGATGCGCCCGGAAGCCACCTACCGCTACCAGTGCATGGGACTTGGCGTGGCGCCGCGGGTGAAGCCCCCGGCAGACCTGACACAGGCCCTGCTGAACCTGCTCAACAACGCCGCCGATGCCTGCCCGGAAAAGCTCGACATCCGCATCAACTGGGATCACCAGTGGATGGTGCTGACCATCCGCGATCATGGGGCTGGCGTGCCCCTGGCCATCGCCGAGCAGTTGGGGCGGCCCTTCTTCACCACCAAGGGCAAGGGCTTCGGCCTCGGCCTGTTCCTGAGCCAGGCCAGCGTCACCCGTGCCGGCGGCACGGTTAAACTCTATAACCATGAAGAGGGCGGCACCCTGACCGAGCTGCGCCTGCCGCGCACCTACGGCGTCGCCTGA
- a CDS encoding SMP-30/gluconolactonase/LRE family protein, with product MTVVAPMEVELDAGNILGEGILWCDRTQTLSWTDIQRATLFRLRPGGGVLQQWHLPERLASLALCEDEGWLLLALASRLAFFRLSDGALRTLHEIEPGLPTRCNDGACDRQGRFVFGTLHEPSAGPRQPLGGFWRLHTDLSLERLPLLPVAIANSLAFSPDGTILYYCDSPSRQIHCCPYGETLGPPRLFADLGAVPGVPDGSCVDADGHLWNAQWGLGRVVRYAPDGAAQGIWPVPALQPTRPAFGGPLLDMLYLTSAREGRSITELAKDPLAGSLFRCQPGVRGLPEPRFAGTPE from the coding sequence ATGACGGTCGTCGCTCCAATGGAGGTAGAGCTGGACGCCGGTAACATTCTCGGCGAGGGCATCCTCTGGTGCGATCGAACCCAGACGCTGTCCTGGACCGACATCCAGCGCGCCACGCTGTTCCGCCTTCGGCCGGGAGGCGGGGTACTGCAACAGTGGCACCTGCCGGAACGACTGGCCTCCCTCGCGCTATGCGAAGACGAGGGCTGGTTGCTGCTGGCCTTGGCCTCGCGGCTGGCGTTCTTTCGCCTCTCCGATGGCGCCTTGCGGACGTTGCACGAGATAGAGCCCGGATTGCCGACGCGCTGCAACGACGGCGCTTGCGACCGTCAGGGCCGCTTCGTTTTCGGCACCTTGCATGAGCCAAGCGCCGGGCCACGTCAGCCGCTGGGCGGTTTCTGGCGCCTGCACACCGACCTGAGTCTGGAGCGCCTGCCCCTGCTGCCGGTGGCCATTGCCAATAGCCTCGCCTTCAGCCCCGACGGCACCATTCTGTACTACTGCGACTCGCCCAGCCGGCAAATCCACTGCTGCCCCTACGGTGAAACGCTCGGCCCGCCGCGGCTGTTCGCCGACCTTGGCGCGGTGCCTGGCGTACCGGACGGTTCCTGCGTCGACGCCGATGGCCACCTGTGGAACGCCCAATGGGGGCTGGGACGGGTAGTACGCTACGCTCCCGACGGCGCCGCGCAAGGCATCTGGCCAGTACCGGCGCTCCAGCCAACCCGCCCGGCATTCGGCGGCCCGCTGCTGGATATGCTCTATCTCACCAGCGCGCGTGAAGGGCGGTCCATCACGGAGCTGGCCAAAGATCCGCTGGCCGGCTCGCTGTTCCGCTGCCAGCCGGGCGTGCGCGGCCTGCCCGAGCCGCGCTTCGCCGGAACACCCGAGTGA
- a CDS encoding 2-dehydro-3-deoxy-6-phosphogalactonate aldolase: MLNAWFDPLPLVAILRGLQPDEAATIGGALAEAGLRMLEVPLNSPQPMETIFRLNQALGDQYLIGAGTVTRAEQVDEIAAAGGRLIVMPHADTTVIRAAKDAGMLCIPGVATPTEAFAALAAGADALKLFPAEVIGQDGLKAWRAVLPADLRVLPVGGISPTTMRAWVAAGARGFGIGSALYVPGLSAAEVGRRARAFAKGWADATPQESRP, translated from the coding sequence ATGTTGAACGCCTGGTTCGACCCCCTCCCTCTTGTCGCCATCCTGCGTGGCCTGCAGCCCGACGAGGCAGCGACCATCGGCGGCGCGCTTGCCGAGGCAGGCTTGCGCATGCTCGAAGTCCCCCTCAACTCGCCCCAACCGATGGAGACCATCTTCCGCCTGAACCAAGCCCTGGGCGATCAGTACCTGATCGGTGCAGGCACGGTGACGCGCGCCGAGCAGGTGGACGAGATCGCAGCCGCCGGCGGCCGACTGATCGTCATGCCGCATGCCGATACCACCGTCATCCGCGCCGCCAAGGACGCCGGCATGCTCTGCATCCCTGGCGTCGCCACGCCGACCGAGGCGTTCGCCGCCCTGGCCGCCGGCGCCGACGCGCTGAAGCTGTTCCCGGCCGAGGTGATTGGCCAAGACGGCCTCAAGGCCTGGCGTGCCGTGCTACCCGCCGACCTGCGCGTACTGCCGGTAGGCGGCATCAGCCCCACCACCATGCGCGCCTGGGTTGCCGCCGGTGCCCGTGGTTTCGGCATCGGTTCGGCACTCTACGTGCCCGGCCTTAGCGCCGCCGAGGTTGGCCGCCGTGCCCGTGCGTTTGCCAAGGGTTGGGCCGACGCCACACCACAGGAGTCTCGGCCATGA
- a CDS encoding AraC family transcriptional regulator — MKQPLTFSAELVPVAYAEALLGLAEELGVVRAALFASARVRPEILGNPNGRLSFIDFHQLAAAALQHCHEPALGLILGQRLNVSTHGILGYAVLSSANLGRALQFAMKYYRVLGLAYELELVEQGDCLQLRATESFPMGPLGRFAGEGLLASFFSIARFLVGEELSGQQVGFAHAAPVYAARYADVFGVAARFEQPCHWLSLPKAYLERPMALANPATVQMCEQQCEALLASLDVQDALLTRVRRLLLARPGDFPDLDGAAHALHTSGRSLRRHLSAMGTSYQQVLDEVRKGLALQYLGTTQLPLFEIANLLGFSDPSNFRRAFRKWTGKLPSDYRAGR, encoded by the coding sequence ATGAAGCAGCCGCTGACCTTTTCCGCCGAACTGGTGCCCGTTGCCTATGCCGAAGCCCTGCTGGGTCTGGCCGAGGAGTTGGGCGTAGTGCGCGCGGCGCTGTTCGCCAGCGCCAGGGTCCGGCCGGAAATCCTCGGCAATCCCAATGGCCGCCTGTCGTTCATCGACTTCCACCAGCTCGCCGCCGCCGCGCTGCAGCACTGCCACGAACCGGCCCTGGGCCTGATCCTCGGTCAGCGGCTGAACGTTTCCACCCACGGCATCCTCGGCTATGCGGTGCTGTCCAGCGCCAACCTCGGGCGTGCCCTGCAGTTCGCCATGAAGTATTACCGGGTGCTGGGCCTGGCCTACGAGCTGGAGCTGGTGGAGCAGGGCGACTGCCTGCAACTGCGCGCCACCGAATCCTTTCCCATGGGGCCGTTGGGTCGCTTCGCCGGCGAGGGCCTGCTGGCCAGTTTCTTCAGCATTGCGCGCTTCCTCGTCGGCGAGGAGCTGAGCGGTCAACAGGTGGGCTTTGCCCACGCGGCGCCCGTCTATGCGGCTCGCTACGCGGACGTGTTCGGCGTGGCGGCGCGGTTCGAGCAGCCCTGCCACTGGCTGAGCCTGCCCAAGGCCTACCTGGAGCGCCCCATGGCCCTGGCCAATCCGGCCACGGTGCAGATGTGCGAACAGCAGTGCGAAGCCTTGCTGGCCAGCCTGGACGTGCAGGACGCGCTGCTCACCCGCGTGCGCCGCCTGTTGCTGGCGCGCCCGGGCGACTTCCCCGACCTCGACGGTGCGGCCCACGCCCTGCACACCAGCGGTCGCAGCCTGCGCCGGCACCTGTCGGCCATGGGCACCAGTTATCAACAGGTGCTGGATGAGGTGCGCAAGGGGCTGGCCCTGCAATACCTCGGCACCACCCAACTGCCGCTGTTCGAGATCGCCAACCTGCTGGGCTTCAGCGACCCGTCCAACTTCCGCCGGGCCTTCCGCAAATGGACGGGGAAGTTGCCGAGCGATTATCGTGCCGGCCGTTAG
- the dgoD gene encoding galactonate dehydratase: MKITRLTTFQVPPRWLFLRIDTDVGISGWGEPVVEGRAHTVAAAVDELSDYLIGKDPRHIEDLWNVMYRGSFYRGGPVLMSAIAGVDQALWDIKGKHHGVPVHELLGGPVRERIRAYSWIGGDRPADTAQAARAAVERGFTAVKMNGTEELHFVDSHAKVERVLENVQAVRDAVGPHIGLSVDFHGRVHKPMAKVLMHELAPYKLMFIEEPVLSEHLDAIPELAAITPAPIALGERLYTRYDFKRVLAIGGVDIIQPDPSHAGGITETRKIAAMAEAYDVALALHCPLGPIALAANLQLDAVCHNAFIQEQSLGIHYNAANDLLDYLVDRSVFTYEHGYLKVPGGPGLGIEVDEAYIAERAAVGHRWRNPVWRHADGSVAEW, encoded by the coding sequence ATGAAGATCACCCGACTCACTACCTTCCAAGTCCCCCCGCGCTGGCTGTTCCTGCGCATCGACACCGACGTCGGCATCAGCGGCTGGGGCGAGCCGGTGGTGGAAGGCCGTGCGCACACCGTGGCGGCCGCCGTCGATGAACTCTCGGACTACCTGATCGGCAAAGACCCGCGTCATATCGAGGACCTGTGGAACGTTATGTACCGCGGCAGCTTTTACCGGGGCGGTCCGGTGCTGATGAGCGCCATTGCCGGCGTCGACCAGGCCCTCTGGGACATCAAGGGTAAGCACCACGGCGTGCCGGTGCACGAGCTGCTGGGCGGCCCGGTACGCGAGCGTATCCGGGCCTATTCGTGGATCGGCGGCGACCGCCCCGCGGACACCGCGCAGGCTGCGCGGGCGGCGGTCGAGCGCGGCTTCACGGCGGTGAAGATGAATGGCACCGAAGAGCTGCACTTCGTCGACAGCCATGCCAAGGTCGAACGCGTGTTGGAAAACGTCCAGGCGGTGCGCGACGCCGTCGGCCCGCACATCGGCCTGAGCGTCGACTTCCACGGACGGGTGCACAAGCCGATGGCCAAGGTGCTGATGCACGAACTGGCCCCTTACAAGCTGATGTTCATCGAGGAGCCGGTGCTCTCCGAACACCTCGACGCAATCCCCGAACTGGCAGCCATCACACCAGCGCCGATCGCCTTGGGCGAGCGTCTCTACACCCGCTATGACTTCAAGCGCGTACTCGCCATCGGTGGCGTCGACATCATCCAGCCCGACCCCTCGCACGCGGGCGGCATCACCGAGACGCGCAAGATCGCCGCGATGGCAGAAGCCTACGACGTTGCCCTGGCACTGCACTGTCCGTTGGGGCCGATCGCCCTGGCCGCGAACCTGCAACTGGACGCGGTGTGCCACAACGCGTTTATCCAGGAACAGAGTCTGGGCATTCACTACAACGCCGCCAACGACCTACTTGACTACCTTGTCGATCGCAGCGTGTTCACCTACGAACACGGCTATCTCAAGGTCCCCGGCGGTCCTGGCCTCGGAATCGAAGTCGACGAGGCCTACATCGCCGAGCGTGCCGCCGTCGGACACCGCTGGCGGAACCCGGTGTGGCGCCATGCCGACGGCAGCGTCGCCGAATGGTGA
- a CDS encoding metal-dependent hydrolase — MASTTPKGLVIRPRHMDFDLPSPLPRHWHGGDAFKSHLFDAMSVLFPDGERFFIDSVRHFREQIEDPVLKEQIRGFIGQEGHHSREHLEYSNRLRDLGYDIGTIERRARARIRFTQKKFSPHRQLAATAALEHITAIMADGLLKNPEYMAGAHPSMARLWRWHALEETEHKAVAFDVYNQVCGSHRLLRRAMLMGTFFFVLDTSRGLAHMLKRDGLLWNWRVWRDGLAWMWGRNGIFRPLLATYLDFFRKGFHPWQHDNLDLLNKAREEFDVAQASVA, encoded by the coding sequence ATGGCCAGCACCACCCCCAAAGGATTGGTTATCCGTCCGCGCCACATGGATTTCGACCTGCCCAGCCCCCTGCCCCGCCACTGGCACGGCGGCGATGCGTTCAAGAGCCACCTGTTCGATGCCATGTCGGTGCTCTTCCCCGACGGCGAGCGCTTCTTCATCGACTCGGTGCGCCACTTCCGCGAGCAGATCGAAGACCCGGTGCTGAAGGAGCAGATCCGCGGCTTCATCGGCCAGGAGGGCCACCACAGCCGCGAACACCTGGAGTACAGCAACCGCTTGCGCGACCTCGGCTACGACATCGGCACCATCGAACGCCGCGCCCGGGCACGTATCCGCTTCACCCAGAAGAAATTCTCCCCTCACCGCCAACTGGCCGCCACCGCCGCCTTGGAACACATCACCGCGATCATGGCCGACGGCCTGCTGAAGAACCCCGAATACATGGCCGGCGCCCACCCGAGCATGGCGCGCCTGTGGCGCTGGCACGCGCTGGAGGAAACCGAACACAAGGCGGTGGCCTTCGACGTCTACAACCAGGTCTGCGGCAGCCACCGCCTGCTGCGACGGGCGATGCTGATGGGCACCTTCTTCTTCGTCCTCGACACCAGCCGTGGCTTGGCGCACATGCTCAAGCGCGACGGCCTGCTGTGGAACTGGCGGGTCTGGCGCGACGGTCTGGCCTGGATGTGGGGCCGCAACGGCATCTTCCGCCCCCTGCTCGCTACCTATCTGGACTTCTTCAGGAAGGGCTTCCACCCCTGGCAACACGACAACCTGGACCTGCTGAACAAGGCGCGGGAAGAGTTCGACGTAGCGCAGGCGAGTGTGGCGTGA
- a CDS encoding AEC family transporter — MLAVVQQTLSITAPVFSMLFLGVALKRLGWIDARFIDTASSLVFKGTMPTLLFLGIVRADLRTALQPALIGYFVAATLVCFLVGWGWAILRCPAADRGIYAQGAFRGNNGIVGLALATSMYGDYGLSVGSILGGVVILSYNTLSSIVLAIYSPNAKSDPLSLARSIISNPLIIGVLAAIPVAYWQIPLPAWLVTSGDYFAQMTLPLALICIGGTLSLASLRSSGRVAVSASLMKMVWLPILATLGAWLCGFRNAELAILFLYFGSPTAAASFVMARAVNGNHELAAAIIVITTLAAVVTTNVGLFLLQWGGVI, encoded by the coding sequence ATGCTTGCCGTCGTCCAGCAGACCCTCAGCATCACCGCGCCGGTCTTCTCCATGCTGTTCCTGGGCGTGGCCCTCAAGCGCCTGGGCTGGATCGACGCCCGCTTCATCGACACGGCTTCATCCCTGGTGTTCAAGGGCACCATGCCCACGCTGCTGTTTCTCGGCATCGTCCGGGCCGACCTGCGCACGGCGCTGCAACCGGCACTGATCGGCTACTTCGTGGCGGCGACCCTGGTGTGTTTCCTGGTCGGCTGGGGCTGGGCCATCCTGCGTTGCCCGGCGGCCGATCGCGGCATCTATGCCCAGGGTGCCTTTCGCGGCAACAACGGCATTGTCGGCCTGGCCCTGGCCACCAGCATGTACGGCGACTACGGCCTGTCGGTGGGCAGTATCCTCGGCGGGGTGGTGATCCTCAGCTACAACACACTGTCGTCCATCGTCCTGGCGATCTACAGCCCGAATGCCAAGAGCGATCCGCTCAGCCTGGCGAGGAGCATCATCAGCAACCCGCTGATCATCGGCGTGCTGGCGGCCATTCCGGTGGCCTACTGGCAGATTCCGCTACCGGCCTGGCTGGTCACTTCGGGCGATTACTTCGCCCAGATGACCCTGCCGCTGGCGCTGATCTGCATCGGCGGCACCCTGTCCCTGGCCTCGCTGCGTTCCAGCGGGCGGGTCGCGGTCAGCGCCAGCCTGATGAAAATGGTCTGGCTGCCGATCCTCGCCACCTTGGGTGCCTGGCTATGCGGCTTCCGCAACGCCGAACTGGCGATCCTCTTTCTCTACTTCGGCAGCCCGACGGCGGCGGCCAGCTTCGTGATGGCCCGCGCGGTGAACGGCAACCACGAACTGGCGGCGGCCATCATCGTGATCACCACGCTGGCGGCAGTGGTGACCACCAACGTCGGGTTGTTCCTGCTGCAATGGGGCGGTGTGATTTGA
- a CDS encoding 2-dehydro-3-deoxygalactonokinase, translating into MHQQPRATIRVPGALAGPGTERALGGLIGLDWGTSSLRAYRFDANGQVCATRQRPWGIRQLPAGGFEAALTQITEGWPALPRLACGMVGSRQGWREVAYVKLPADAATLARGVVHVRCADGGELHVVPGLRNAGIADLMRGEETQIIGALALRPELAGECDWLLPGTHSKWASVRNGVITDFRTFLTGELYALLCRHSTLGTGISHEPVDPQAFARGVLAARDSGAAGISGRLFSARALLLEGEIAGGDVSAYLSGLLIGEELRANLAAGRLRPGLPPQLIGEADLCQRYRQAAALFDLHLPEPLLDASARGLWLLACATGLIPIAAPQAPKETPSC; encoded by the coding sequence ATGCACCAGCAACCACGTGCCACCATCCGAGTGCCGGGCGCGTTGGCGGGACCGGGCACGGAACGCGCTCTGGGAGGCCTGATCGGGCTCGACTGGGGCACCTCCAGCCTGCGCGCCTATCGCTTCGACGCGAACGGCCAGGTGTGCGCGACACGCCAGCGCCCGTGGGGCATACGCCAGTTACCCGCCGGCGGCTTCGAGGCGGCGCTGACACAGATCACCGAAGGCTGGCCGGCTTTGCCGCGCCTGGCCTGCGGCATGGTCGGCAGCCGCCAGGGCTGGCGCGAGGTGGCCTACGTCAAGCTGCCGGCCGACGCTGCGACGCTCGCCCGTGGGGTCGTCCACGTGCGCTGCGCCGATGGCGGTGAGCTGCACGTGGTGCCGGGTCTGCGCAACGCCGGCATCGCCGACCTGATGCGTGGAGAGGAAACCCAGATCATCGGCGCGCTGGCCCTGCGGCCCGAGTTAGCCGGCGAGTGTGACTGGCTCCTGCCGGGCACCCATAGCAAATGGGCCAGTGTGAGGAACGGAGTGATCACCGACTTCCGCACCTTCCTGACTGGAGAGCTGTATGCCCTGCTATGCCGGCATTCGACGCTCGGCACCGGCATCTCTCACGAGCCGGTCGATCCACAAGCGTTCGCGCGCGGCGTGCTGGCCGCGCGCGACAGCGGCGCGGCGGGCATCAGCGGCCGCCTGTTCTCGGCGCGGGCGTTGCTGCTCGAAGGTGAAATCGCCGGCGGCGACGTGTCCGCCTACCTGTCCGGCCTGCTGATCGGCGAGGAGCTGCGCGCCAACCTGGCCGCCGGGCGCCTGCGTCCCGGGCTGCCGCCGCAGCTGATCGGCGAAGCGGATCTGTGCCAGCGCTATCGCCAGGCCGCCGCGCTCTTCGACCTCCACCTGCCCGAACCGCTGCTCGACGCCAGCGCCCGCGGCCTGTGGCTCCTCGCCTGTGCGACAGGCCTCATCCCAATCGCAGCGCCGCAGGCGCCCAAGGAAACCCCATCATGTTGA
- a CDS encoding response regulator transcription factor gives MSDEPLIEGEEQPHLLLVDDDATFTRVMARAMSRRGLRVTVAGSAEEGLQLAKDDLPDYAVLDLKMDGDSGLVLLPKLLELDAEMRVVILTGYSSIATAVEAIKRGATNYLCKPADADDVLTALLSEHADLDSLVPENPMSVDRLQWEHIQRVLAEHDGNISATARALGMHRRTLQRKLQKRPVRR, from the coding sequence ATGAGTGACGAACCCCTGATCGAAGGCGAAGAACAACCTCACCTGCTGCTGGTCGACGACGACGCCACCTTCACTCGCGTGATGGCTCGCGCCATGTCCCGCCGCGGCCTGCGGGTGACCGTGGCCGGTTCGGCGGAAGAAGGCCTGCAACTGGCCAAGGACGATCTGCCCGATTACGCCGTGCTGGACCTGAAGATGGACGGCGATTCCGGCCTGGTGCTGCTGCCCAAGCTGCTGGAACTGGATGCCGAGATGCGCGTGGTGATCCTCACCGGCTATTCCAGCATCGCCACGGCGGTGGAAGCCATCAAGCGCGGCGCCACCAACTACCTGTGCAAGCCGGCCGATGCCGACGACGTGCTGACCGCGCTGCTCTCCGAGCATGCCGACCTGGACAGCCTGGTCCCGGAAAACCCCATGTCGGTGGACCGCCTGCAGTGGGAGCACATCCAGCGCGTGCTGGCCGAGCACGACGGCAATATCTCCGCCACCGCCCGCGCCCTGGGCATGCACCGCCGGACCTTGCAGCGCAAGTTGCAGAAGCGGCCGGTGCGTCGCTGA
- a CDS encoding DUF1329 domain-containing protein, with product MRNLRTLIGVAAALALSAGSALAAVLADDAAKLKSTLTPLGAEKAGNAAGTIPAWTGGITQAPPGYQSGQHRADPFADDKPLFTISKANLEQYKANLTAGQIALLNAYPNSFKMPVYPSRRTGSAPQWVYDNTFSNATSARLVEGGNGFVDAYGGIPFPLPQSGIEALWNHIARYRGTYLVRRSSEAAVQRDGSFTPITTQYDMLFRYYQQGGSFAGLNNTLFYYQTVVKSPARLVGTAALVRETLDQIREPRQAWSYSPGQRRVRRAPLFAYDTPGTTTDGLRTIDDTDMFSGAPDRYDWSLVGKREIYIPYNNYKVSSPQVKYKELLQPGHIAPQYTRYELHRVWVVEGKLKPGARHIYSRRTLYLDEDSWSAAVVDQYDGRGELWRVSMAYLSNFYELPATSSALDVNHDLQSRRYMVQWLENEEPGSADFSQPIPNDDYFSPSSLRARGVR from the coding sequence ATGCGCAACTTGCGTACCCTGATCGGCGTGGCCGCCGCCCTGGCGCTGAGCGCCGGCAGCGCCCTGGCTGCGGTACTCGCGGACGACGCGGCCAAGCTGAAGTCGACCCTGACGCCCCTGGGCGCCGAGAAGGCCGGTAACGCTGCCGGCACCATCCCGGCCTGGACCGGTGGCATCACCCAGGCGCCACCCGGCTACCAATCCGGCCAACACCGCGCCGATCCGTTCGCAGACGACAAGCCCCTGTTCACCATCAGCAAGGCCAACCTGGAGCAATACAAGGCCAACCTTACCGCCGGCCAGATCGCCCTGCTCAATGCCTACCCGAACAGCTTCAAGATGCCGGTGTACCCCAGCCGTCGAACCGGCTCGGCACCGCAATGGGTCTACGACAATACCTTCAGCAACGCCACCAGCGCCCGCCTGGTCGAGGGTGGCAATGGTTTCGTCGACGCCTACGGTGGCATTCCGTTCCCGCTTCCGCAGAGTGGCATCGAGGCCCTGTGGAACCACATCGCCCGTTATCGCGGCACCTACCTCGTCCGCCGCTCCTCGGAGGCGGCGGTGCAACGCGACGGCAGCTTCACCCCGATCACCACCCAGTACGACATGCTGTTCCGGTACTACCAGCAGGGCGGCAGTTTCGCCGGCCTGAACAACACCCTGTTCTATTACCAGACCGTGGTGAAAAGCCCGGCACGCCTGGTCGGCACCGCCGCCTTGGTACGCGAAACCCTCGATCAGATCAGGGAGCCGCGCCAGGCATGGAGCTACAGCCCCGGGCAGCGTCGTGTGCGCCGAGCACCACTGTTCGCCTACGACACGCCAGGCACGACCACGGATGGCCTGCGCACCATCGACGACACCGACATGTTCAGCGGCGCCCCCGACCGTTACGACTGGAGCCTGGTAGGCAAGCGGGAAATCTACATCCCCTACAACAACTACAAGGTGTCCAGCCCCCAGGTGAAGTACAAGGAGCTGCTCCAGCCCGGCCACATCGCCCCTCAATACACCCGCTACGAGCTGCACCGGGTCTGGGTGGTCGAAGGCAAGCTCAAGCCCGGCGCACGGCACATCTACTCGCGACGCACCCTGTACCTCGACGAAGACAGTTGGAGTGCGGCAGTCGTCGACCAGTACGACGGTCGCGGCGAGCTGTGGCGGGTCTCGATGGCCTACCTGAGCAACTTCTACGAATTGCCCGCCACTAGCAGCGCGCTGGACGTGAACCACGACCTGCAGTCGCGCCGTTACATGGTTCAGTGGCTGGAGAACGAAGAGCCGGGCAGCGCCGACTTCAGCCAGCCGATACCGAACGATGACTACTTCAGCCCGTCGAGCCTCAGGGCTCGGGGTGTGCGCTGA
- a CDS encoding SDR family NAD(P)-dependent oxidoreductase, whose product MMSRFACYPSLVDRNVLITGGASGIGAAFVEQFSRQGARVAFLDVDERAAETLVERLADARHVPIYLYCDLTDLDALRAAIASARAQIGAIAVLINNAANDGRHALADIDESAFEHNLAVNLRHQIFATQAVIPDMRRLGGGSIICLGSTGWMRKGAGYPLYAAAKAAVRGFVNGMARELGQQRIRINSLVPGWVITERQARLWLDDAGREEIARSQCLPGFLKPDELARAALFLAADDSRMCTGQDYIVDGGWI is encoded by the coding sequence ATGATGTCCCGTTTCGCCTGTTACCCCAGCCTGGTCGACCGCAACGTGCTGATCACCGGTGGCGCCAGCGGCATCGGCGCCGCATTCGTCGAGCAGTTCTCCCGGCAAGGCGCCCGGGTGGCCTTCCTCGATGTGGACGAACGTGCCGCCGAGACGCTTGTCGAACGCCTCGCCGATGCGCGGCACGTACCCATCTACCTGTACTGTGACCTGACCGACCTGGACGCTCTGCGGGCTGCCATCGCCAGTGCTCGCGCGCAGATCGGCGCCATCGCCGTCCTGATAAACAACGCCGCAAACGACGGCCGACATGCACTGGCCGACATTGACGAGAGCGCCTTCGAGCACAACTTGGCGGTCAACCTGCGTCATCAGATCTTCGCGACCCAGGCGGTGATCCCGGACATGCGCCGGCTGGGCGGCGGCTCGATCATCTGCCTGGGATCTACGGGCTGGATGAGAAAAGGCGCCGGCTATCCCCTCTACGCGGCGGCCAAGGCGGCGGTGCGAGGCTTCGTCAACGGCATGGCCCGAGAACTGGGTCAGCAACGGATACGGATCAACAGCCTCGTGCCCGGCTGGGTCATCACAGAGCGCCAGGCGCGACTGTGGCTGGATGACGCCGGGCGCGAAGAGATTGCACGGAGCCAATGCCTACCGGGCTTTCTGAAACCCGACGAATTGGCCCGCGCAGCGCTGTTTCTCGCTGCCGACGACAGCCGCATGTGTACCGGCCAGGACTATATCGTCGACGGAGGCTGGATATGA